Genomic segment of Corynebacterium appendicis CIP 107643:
TGTCGGGGTCGGGTCTGGCGGGCGTCGATACGCTTGCCGCGCAAGTCGCTGAGATCGGCGACCGGAATGTCGAGCTGACTCACGACGGCTCACTGCTCAAACCGGACGAGCTCGGCCCGTACGTCGCCCCGATCGCGTTCAACGCGTTGCCGATGGCCGGCAACTTCGTGGACGACGGCACCTTCGAGACCGACGAAGAGCAGAAGCTGCGCAACGAATCCCGCAAGATCCTCGGCCTGCCCGGCCTCAAAGTCTCCGGCACCTGCGTCCGCGTGCCCGTTTTCACGGGCCACACGATGGTCGTCCACGCCGAATTCGAGCGTCCGATCACGCCCGAGGAAGCACAGAGTGCGCTTCACGCCGCCCCCGGCGTCACCGTCGTCGACGTCCCCACCCCGCTCATGGCTGCCGGCCAGGACGATTCCTTCGTCGGCCGCATCCGCCAGGACCAGACAGTCGACGATAACCGCGGCCTTATCTTTGTGGTGTCCGGCGACAACCTGCGCAAGGGCGCCGCGCTGAACACCATCCAGATCGCGGAGCTGCTCGTCTAACCTTCCGGTTCGCCAGTCCCGGACGCTGCCATCAGGTCGCGTCTCGCACGGGCCACCCGGGAGCGGATGGTGCCGACGCGCACGTTCGCGATCTTCGCCGCCTCCTCGTACGTGTACCCCAGCACCTGGGTGAGGATGAGGGCCTCGCGGCGCTCGGGCGCGAGTTCGTCGAGAAGCTGCCGCGCGTCCATCACCTCTGACCACGTGTTCGGATTGTCTTGGCTCGGCTGCTGCGCCGCCACGTCGTCGTATTCCGCCGCCGCCTTCCGCGGCCGCGCCATGTCGTGCCGCACCGAATCCACCCACGCCCGCCGCGCCAACGACAGCAACCACGTCCGCGCGCTCGACCGCGCCGCGAACCGGGGGAGTGCGCCCAGCACCCGCAGGTACGTCTCCTGCGTCAGGTCGTCCGCCTGCTCCCGGCCAGCCAAGTGCGCCAGCAGGCGCCACACGTCGTCGTGCGTTAAGCGGATGAATTCAGACAACGCTTGTTTGTCGCCGCGGCCGGCGCGCAAAGCCAGATCCGTGACATAAGCGTCGTCCCTTTTATTCACGAGTGCAGACGTTACCAGCCTAAAGGCCGGTGACCTGCGAACGATGGGCGGACAGCTACTCGAAACTGGCAGGGGGCTGCCGGATGATTCAAACAAAGTAATGAGTTAGGGCGTACTTGCTTGAAGGGCCTATCAGGCGTGCGTAGTGTCGGGTTCACCAGTGAATCAAACCTGATTTAACGAGGAGGGCCACCTACATGGCTGACAATAAACCTGCTGAAGAGATTGTGAAGAAGGGCGAGCGCGCCGCCGGTAACGGCAAGACCACCCGCCTGGGCGGCCAGCCGGTCGTGTCGGAGAACATCTCCGTCACCGCCGGCCCGCAGGGCCCGAACTTGCTGGACGATATCCACCTCGTGGAGAAGCTCGCTCACTTCAACCGCGAAAATGTCCCGGAGCGCATCCCGCACGCTAAGGGCCACGGTGCATTCGGTGAGCTGCACATCACCGAGGACGTTTCCAAGTACACCAAGGCCAAACTGTTCCAGCCGGGCACCGTCACCCCGATGGCCGTGCGTTTCTCCACAGTCGCAGGTGAGGCCGGCTCCCCGGACACCTG
This window contains:
- a CDS encoding aspartate-semialdehyde dehydrogenase; its protein translation is MTTVAVVGATGQVGRVMREILQERNFPADTVRFFASPRSAGKELEFRGEKIIVEDLTQVTADSVKDVDIALFSAGGSTSKEWAPVFAEAGATVVDNSSAWRKDPDVPLIVSEVNPGEAKNPPKGIIANPNCTTMAVMPVAKALDDAASLHTMRVASYQAVSGSGLAGVDTLAAQVAEIGDRNVELTHDGSLLKPDELGPYVAPIAFNALPMAGNFVDDGTFETDEEQKLRNESRKILGLPGLKVSGTCVRVPVFTGHTMVVHAEFERPITPEEAQSALHAAPGVTVVDVPTPLMAAGQDDSFVGRIRQDQTVDDNRGLIFVVSGDNLRKGAALNTIQIAELLV
- a CDS encoding RNA polymerase sigma factor yields the protein MNKRDDAYVTDLALRAGRGDKQALSEFIRLTHDDVWRLLAHLAGREQADDLTQETYLRVLGALPRFAARSSARTWLLSLARRAWVDSVRHDMARPRKAAAEYDDVAAQQPSQDNPNTWSEVMDARQLLDELAPERREALILTQVLGYTYEEAAKIANVRVGTIRSRVARARRDLMAASGTGEPEG